The sequence CTGGGATGCGCTGGAGTCGAGCTGGGCTAGAACGCCTGGCCCCAATTCGAGCTGCTATCCTCAGCAAACGTTTCCATGAAGTGTGGACAGCCGTTTACAACTCGCCCCTAAACTGAAATGCACCCGAAGAAGGAAGAGGGTTGCTTGAGAGTTGTATGCACTTCATGATTGCTTGGCGGGAATTCCATCCTGGGTTATAATGGGTTTGCTTCAAAGGAAGGAGTTATTATGTCAAAAAGAGCGTTTGTGCTTTTTGCAATGGCATGTCTTGCCATGGCTATAACGAGCTGTGAGGCAGGTAATCCAAAGACACGCAAGGTCCTGTCTGAGTGGAGTCGTGGACAGCAGGTAGGCCTCGCAGCCCTTAACCAACCGATAGGTTTGTTGGCTGAGAATGATTATGCGCACCTGGTTTTTGTAGAAGCCGAAGGCAATAGATTGCGGTACGTCCGCTTATCCAGCTCAGGAAATATTGACTTTACCATAGATTTGGTGATCGAAACCGCACATCCGGCTTATCCAAAGCTTTTTCTTTCAATGGATAGCGCGCTAGGTGTGTTGTGGACGGACAATCCTGGGATTCCTCGTGCGTTGTTCCTGGCCAGATTCAATCGCGATGGGCAATTGTTGACTGGGCCAACACAACTCTCTCCAGCGAATGCCCGTGTGTCTGATTATTATGCTCTTGCCCGTAACCAAGACGGCAGTGTGGATGTCTTTTGGTCTGATGAGATACCCACCGATGGTGGGATACACCACCTACAGCTTGCTGCGGATGGTCAGATACTCAGCAATGACCGTTTGCTCATACCCAACGCAGAGAGGCCAACCGTGCAGGTGATGAGCGATGGCACAATACACCTTGCTTGGATAGAAGAACCCACAATACGGGTGAACCACATCTATTACGCTGTGTTCAATCCCCTTGCACGAGAGCTTAGTTCCAAAACCAAAGTAGGGACTTACAAAACTGCTACCGGGTTGGTATCCTATTCACCTGTGCTGGGGTTGGATAAAGGGAATGCCTACCTATTCTGGGCTTTGGAACAACGCGGCGGCGGATTGACTCCAGGAGAAGCGAAAACTTACTTCGTGTCTTTCCCGCTGGAGGAACCACGCGAGAACGAAGCAACTATATTGGACATTCCAGGTACCGCGAGGCCATTGTACCAGGCTGTGTCTGGCAGCCTGCCATACCAACAATTGGCCTCGGCAGAAGCGGGATGGCCGACTTCTTTGCTGTACATGCCCGAGGTACTGAGCGGTCAGCGTGAGGAATTAGGTGTGCTGCTCGTTGGCGAGGTAGCCACACAACGCAAGTCAAGTCGGGAGGTTGTGTATGTGGTTCTCGCTGGCGGCAAGATCAAAGGCTACCAAGTGCCAACCAAAATTGGCAATGCCCTGCGACCAACAGGCGTGATAGATGCAGAAGGGAATGTGCATCTAACATGGCTAAACGCTGGGGGATTTGGCCGCTATGAAGTGTACTATGCAAGTACCTCCGCTGCCGTTAAAGCCAATCTAGATCGAGTCACAGTCCAAGACCGAGCCATGGATTTTCTGGAGAGCCTGTGGGGTCTAGCTCCTGCCCTTGGGTTCTTTCCACCTATCTTCCTGTTGTGGAACTTTGCTCCCTTCGCCTGGGTCATCATTTTCTACTTTGTCAAAGTAGAAGGCGGGTTAGAGCGACGCCCTTCTCAGGTAGCGCTGGTAATAGCGATTCTGTTGTATCTTTTCTCCAAACTCTTTTTAATGCCAGGGGTGCTGCTCTATGCTCCTTTTCTGGACAAGTTGCCTCCGCACTTGCACTTCTTGCCTGTGCTCGGCACACCTCTTTTCACTTTGCTGATGGCATTGGGAGCTATGTGGCTTTATTTCCGTAGGACAAAGTACCGCTCTCTTTTCACGGCTTATCTGATCTTTGTTTTGACTGATATATTACTTTCGCTCATTATCTATGTGCCCCGCTGGCTTGAGGGGTAAGAAATTGATGGAGGGACAGACTCTTTGCATCGAATCGGACGCAATGACCCCTGCCCCTGTGGCAGTGGCAAAAAGTACAAGCATTGTTGCCTGAACAAGGACCGCGCCAGCCGCATCCGTGAGGGCATTTGGCAGCATGACGAACAAATGGTTCTGGATAAACTGATCGATTTCGCTCGGCGGCCAGAGCTTTCCCACCAGTTTGTGGTGGCCTTCAATTTGTTCTGGAATGGTAACTATGGCTTCGATGGACTTGATGCCCTAGATAGGCACGAAGTCAGTCGTTTTCTGGACTGGTACATATATGACTATCGCTTGGAAGGGACTCGGAAGCGTCTTATTGAGCTATTTATCGAGGAGCAAGGCCCTAAATTGTCGTCTGGCGAGCGGGAGTGCGTACATGGTTGGCAAGAATCTTACTTGAGTTTGTATCGTATTACCGGCTCTGTAGAAGAGGGAGCACTTCCTGTGGAGGACGTGTTGCAGGGAACTACAGAACTTGTACGGGGAGATAGGTTAAGCTCTTGGGGGCTGCGTGGGGATCTCATTCTGGGACGCTTACTGCGTTCTTCAACACCCCCACATTTTTCCTGGTCGGCTATCCTGCTGCCCGCTGCTTTAGAAAATGGCCTCACCTCCTTTATGAAAGAAGGCTATATACAGTACAAAGAGACACAACCCCAAGCACTCTGGTCTGAATTCCTGTCCCTTAATGGTTATATGTTCAACCACTATTTGCTCAGATCCGCTGCAATAGCGGGGAAGATGCAGCATGCATCCAAAGCATACTACGACGCCTATGCGACCTTGGAACGCCTCAGGGAAGTTGAGAAGCGGCTGCAAGAGAAAGCAGCAAGGAAAGAAAGGCTTTTTGGCCCCACACAGCCCTCAGAGGAAAAAGAAAGCGAGCCTCTACGGCAGACAAAGGGTGGCATCCTTCTGCCGGGCTATGTGCATTACAAGGGCAGCAAAGAAGTCAAATAACGCGTTCAGGGTGCTACAGCTTTGCTCAGGCACTAGTTGGTGCAACAGGTGCATTGCTGCCTTCTAGCTGTTCTTCATTTTGCTGCTGTCCACAATAGGGGCAGATATCCCAGCTCAGGCTCATCAAGCGTTCACAGTTCGGGCAGCGCTTTCTCAACTCAGCGTGGCAATAGGGACAAATAATGAAGTCTGCTTCTGCTTTGCGCTTGCAACTAGGACAGATATAGCGTTCTTCGATATCCTGCAGCAAAGCCTCTTGCCCCAAAGCATGTTCGTAGGCTTCAGTCAGCGTCTCCTGGGGCCGCAAGACAAAATAAAGCAACAACCCTGGGATATTGAAGACCAGAACGAGCAAGGTCGCCAGGATTTGTACCAAAACATCGCGCGTGCGAGAACGGATATCGCGAAACGTCCAGATAATCAGGCTGAACAAGAAAAGCACAGCATAAGCCCCTAATAGAATCAGGACAAAACTGATGATGGTCTTAATCGTTGCTGGTAGCACCATTATGGTAATTCCTCCTCAAGATGTGCGGCTATTATAGCAATAATTTTCAGTTCCTACCAACTCCGTTTGCTATTGTATCCTGCAAATACACGAGGTTTCCCCGACAATTTGAGGCAACGGTAGGATGCCTCGTGATATCTTTTAAATCCCTGTCTTATTGACAAGTTTGATAAATGGATTTAGAATAACTACGGAAAGCTCGCCCCCTGGTCTACAATATAATTCCGTGGGCCTATATCGCAGACAAATGCCGAGGTGTATAGATGCCAGACAAAATTTTAATCATAGATGATGATCCCCTAGCGGTCAAATTGATGAGGCTCTCCTTTGTGGCTGAGGGCTTTGAAGTAACCTCCGCTCTGGATGCGAGGGAGGGGTTGCTTGCTGTTCAGACCGACCAACCAGATCTCATTCTTTTGGATATTATGATGCCGGGCGTGGATGGGCTTGAAATGTGCCGCCAACTGCGTAGTCGCCCACAAACCGCCCACATCCCCATTATCTTCTTAACTGCCAAAACGCAACTCGATGACAAAATCACTGGCCTGCAGGCTGGTGCAGATGACTACATTACCAAGCCCGCGGATCCCAGAGAAGTTGTTGCAAGGGTTAAAGCCGTGTTGGCACGGACCAGGCGCGTGGCTGCGACAAAACAGGGATGGGTAATCAGTTTGATTGGAGCCAAGGGAGGCGTAGGCACCACAACCATAGCGGTAAACCTAGGAGTGGCATTGGCACGCCGGAAAGTACCAACCATACTGATGGATTTACATGCTCATTCTGGTACAGTGGCCTGGCAACTTAAGCTCCCAGCACGTATTTCACTGACCGAGTTGCTGAAGATGGAGGCTAATCAGATAGATAGCCATCAGCTAGCAAGAAGGCTTTTCATGCACTCGTCCGGCTTGGCTGTGCTACCAAGTGTACCAACTGACACCAATCTACTCGAAATATCTCAAGCTCATGTCAGTGCGATTATACGCAGTGCTCGGTCGCTCGCTGATGCCATTCTCTTAGATCTACCTCATATGCTATCGCCAGGCACCAAGGAAGCGCTTTCCCAAAGCGATATGGCATTGCTTGTGCTGGGCCCTCAACCAATCGATGTGGCATGTGCAGAGCAACTAAATCCTTGGTTTGAAGACGCTGGATTGACTGGAGAGACGGTTAGCCTGATAGTAGTGAACCGAGCGTCATCCACGGGAACTCTATCGTTGCCTCAGATCGAACAGCAATTGAAAAAGGCCTCCCTAGGCTTTATACCGCCCGCCATGGAGGAATTGTCTTTTTCATATCAGCAGGGTGTTCCTCTGGTGCTGGCCGAATCAGGAGGAGCAGCGGTGCTCTCCTTGCAAAAATTGGCTGAACGCTTACACTCTGCTCTCTCGAGCCATATGCTTAAGCCACGTTAGCAACATGTTGGTCAGAAAAGGAGCAATGGATGCCTGATGAGCGTGTTCTGATTGTGGATGATGAAGAGGGGGTCCTGGATTTGTGCATCCAGGCACTTTCCAAGGAAGGCTATCAAACTTGGGGTACGCACGATGCATACGAAGGCATCGAACTGGCTAAAAAACAGGACTTTGATCTAGTGCTCACGGATATCAAGATGCCTGGGATGAATGGGCTCGAGCTTTTTCGGACGATTCAGCGCTTCAATCCCGACATTGTGGGAATCGTGATCACAGGGCACGGTTCCATGGAGGCAGCCATAGAGGCGCTCAAGCTGGGTATAGATGACTTCCTG is a genomic window of Chloroflexota bacterium containing:
- a CDS encoding SEC-C domain-containing protein, whose translation is MHRIGRNDPCPCGSGKKYKHCCLNKDRASRIREGIWQHDEQMVLDKLIDFARRPELSHQFVVAFNLFWNGNYGFDGLDALDRHEVSRFLDWYIYDYRLEGTRKRLIELFIEEQGPKLSSGERECVHGWQESYLSLYRITGSVEEGALPVEDVLQGTTELVRGDRLSSWGLRGDLILGRLLRSSTPPHFSWSAILLPAALENGLTSFMKEGYIQYKETQPQALWSEFLSLNGYMFNHYLLRSAAIAGKMQHASKAYYDAYATLERLREVEKRLQEKAARKERLFGPTQPSEEKESEPLRQTKGGILLPGYVHYKGSKEVK
- a CDS encoding zinc ribbon domain-containing protein, which produces MVLPATIKTIISFVLILLGAYAVLFLFSLIIWTFRDIRSRTRDVLVQILATLLVLVFNIPGLLLYFVLRPQETLTEAYEHALGQEALLQDIEERYICPSCKRKAEADFIICPYCHAELRKRCPNCERLMSLSWDICPYCGQQQNEEQLEGSNAPVAPTSA
- a CDS encoding response regulator, with protein sequence MPDKILIIDDDPLAVKLMRLSFVAEGFEVTSALDAREGLLAVQTDQPDLILLDIMMPGVDGLEMCRQLRSRPQTAHIPIIFLTAKTQLDDKITGLQAGADDYITKPADPREVVARVKAVLARTRRVAATKQGWVISLIGAKGGVGTTTIAVNLGVALARRKVPTILMDLHAHSGTVAWQLKLPARISLTELLKMEANQIDSHQLARRLFMHSSGLAVLPSVPTDTNLLEISQAHVSAIIRSARSLADAILLDLPHMLSPGTKEALSQSDMALLVLGPQPIDVACAEQLNPWFEDAGLTGETVSLIVVNRASSTGTLSLPQIEQQLKKASLGFIPPAMEELSFSYQQGVPLVLAESGGAAVLSLQKLAERLHSALSSHMLKPR